From a single Bacillus sp. NEB1478 genomic region:
- a CDS encoding DUF5359 family protein codes for MKRVEKLLIQLAIAHFFILMIAQFLLEIPSFKLVTNKSIYYEGVIKDKKEPTLETIDH; via the coding sequence ATGAAACGCGTAGAAAAATTACTAATTCAGCTGGCGATCGCTCATTTTTTTATATTAATGATCGCTCAATTTTTATTGGAAATTCCGTCTTTTAAACTGGTTACTAATAAGAGTATCTATTATGAAGGAGTAATCAAAGACAAGAAAGAACCAACTTTGGAAACGATAGACCACTGA
- the cmk gene encoding (d)CMP kinase codes for MKKLISIAIDGPAGAGKSTVAKQVAEKLSFIYIDTGAMYRALTYKAITLGADLNNGEALESVLNETEIELVKTEVGQSVILDGNDVSEEIRSREVTNNVSFVARQREVRIEMVKRQQVLAESGGVVMDGRDIGTHVMPNAELKIFLIASVEERARRRYEEISLKGISADFEQLKSEIALRDKRDSERETAPLKKAEDAIELDTTSMSIDEVVLSILHYAKERAI; via the coding sequence ATGAAAAAATTAATATCAATTGCCATCGATGGTCCAGCTGGAGCGGGAAAAAGTACGGTAGCTAAGCAAGTTGCAGAAAAGCTATCTTTTATTTATATCGACACTGGCGCTATGTATCGGGCATTAACGTATAAAGCCATTACTCTTGGAGCAGATTTGAATAATGGAGAAGCGCTTGAATCTGTCCTTAACGAAACCGAAATCGAACTAGTGAAAACAGAAGTTGGCCAGTCTGTAATTCTTGATGGAAATGATGTATCGGAAGAAATAAGATCTAGAGAAGTTACAAATAATGTATCGTTTGTTGCTCGGCAAAGAGAAGTGCGTATTGAGATGGTAAAAAGGCAGCAAGTGCTTGCAGAATCAGGCGGGGTTGTCATGGATGGTCGTGATATCGGAACACATGTTATGCCTAATGCTGAACTTAAGATTTTTTTGATCGCTTCAGTTGAAGAACGTGCGAGAAGAAGATACGAGGAGATCAGTTTAAAAGGTATTTCAGCTGATTTTGAACAATTAAAAAGTGAAATCGCATTGAGGGATAAAAGAGATAGTGAGAGGGAAACAGCTCCCCTTAAAAAAGCAGAGGATGCCATTGAGCTCGACACAACAAGCATGAGTATTGATGAAGTTGTTCTAAGTATCCTTCATTATGCTAAAGAAAGGGCCATATAG
- a CDS encoding lysophospholipid acyltransferase family protein, producing MNLYSFGKWLCGTYFKAVYKPEIIGVENMPETGGILLCANHIHNFDPPLVGVASPRDVHFMAKAEIFSIPVLKSILPRVNAFPVKRGMSDKTALKTGIQLLKNGKVFGLFPEGTRSKTGEIGEGLAGAGFFALKSEAHIVPCAIVGQYKRGKKLKVIFGKPIDFTDLREQKASAKEATQLIMDHIAQLKKENE from the coding sequence ATGAATCTTTATTCTTTTGGGAAATGGTTGTGTGGTACTTATTTTAAAGCGGTGTATAAGCCTGAAATTATTGGTGTTGAGAACATGCCTGAAACAGGCGGTATACTGCTTTGTGCCAACCACATCCATAACTTTGATCCCCCGCTTGTTGGGGTAGCATCTCCGCGTGATGTTCATTTTATGGCGAAGGCTGAAATATTTTCAATTCCAGTTTTAAAAAGTATTTTGCCAAGAGTTAACGCTTTTCCAGTTAAGAGGGGGATGAGTGATAAAACAGCTCTGAAAACTGGAATTCAGCTTTTAAAAAATGGAAAAGTTTTTGGCCTTTTTCCTGAAGGAACAAGAAGCAAGACTGGAGAAATTGGTGAAGGACTTGCAGGGGCAGGATTTTTTGCCCTGAAATCAGAAGCACATATAGTTCCATGTGCGATTGTTGGCCAGTATAAAAGAGGCAAAAAGTTAAAAGTCATTTTCGGTAAACCGATCGATTTTACAGATTTACGAGAGCAAAAAGCTTCCGCAAAAGAAGCGACTCAGCTTATAATGGATCATATAGCTCAGTTGAAAAAGGAAAATGAATAA
- a CDS encoding flagellar brake domain-containing protein, producing the protein MLAIGESISLVPLFSDKKDTYKSKIYEMKDDVLYIDYPSNEATNRTEYFFDGTQFKVSFVDKEKVVYTFRTELLGRKIEKIPVLIITAPKNEDVHKVQRREYVRVETMVDVSVDIIANSDPAFNSVIVDMSAGGMLLSLPIGHKVAKGDVLDCLVVLPMRSGEKVYLDLECSVLRILDGDNNRQRAPLQFNQITARDRQHIIRFCFEQQLQMKKKEMKI; encoded by the coding sequence ATGTTGGCAATTGGAGAATCAATTTCTTTAGTACCGTTATTTTCAGATAAAAAAGATACATACAAATCAAAAATATACGAAATGAAAGATGATGTTTTATATATTGACTATCCCAGTAATGAGGCTACAAACAGAACGGAATACTTTTTTGATGGTACACAATTTAAGGTATCCTTTGTTGATAAAGAAAAAGTAGTTTATACATTCCGGACAGAACTATTAGGCCGAAAAATCGAGAAAATCCCTGTATTAATTATTACAGCACCAAAAAACGAAGACGTGCATAAAGTTCAAAGAAGAGAATATGTCAGAGTTGAGACTATGGTGGATGTCTCAGTTGACATTATAGCTAATTCTGATCCGGCTTTTAATTCAGTAATTGTTGATATGAGTGCAGGCGGGATGCTCTTGTCATTGCCTATCGGGCACAAGGTAGCAAAGGGAGACGTGCTGGACTGTTTAGTAGTTCTTCCGATGCGTTCAGGGGAAAAAGTGTATTTAGACCTTGAATGCAGCGTTTTGCGAATTTTAGATGGGGATAATAATAGACAAAGGGCACCTTTGCAGTTTAATCAAATTACAGCACGAGATAGGCAGCATATTATACGGTTTTGTTTTGAACAGCAGCTTCAAATGAAAAAAAAGGAAATGAAAATATAG